The Pseudomonas protegens genome contains the following window.
CACACCGACTCCTGGTGGCTGTACTGGCAAGCCTGGCAGGCAGAGCGTTCCGGCGAGCTGAAAGCGGCCCCCAGCACGCTGGGCAACAAAAAGTACGCCGCCGCCGAAGCCGCACCGGGGACCTACGTCCACGAGCGCTGAGTCAAGGCATTGAACGATGCGGCGCCAGGAGGCGTCGCCAAGCCCTATTCTTGGTACGAGGCCTGGCCTCAGAAAATCCGGACGACGCCAGGAACGGCGTCGCCCTTGGTTCAATTCACAGGGCTACGGCATGCCACATTCTTTTATCTTTCGCACCGTTGATCTGGATGGGCAGACCATCCGCACGGCGGTACGCCCCGGCAAGCCTCACTTGACGCCGCTGCTGATCTTCAACGGTATCGGCGCCAACCTGGAGCTGGTCTTTCCCTTTGTCCAGGCCCTGGATCCTGACCTGGAAGTCATTGCCTTCGACGTCCCCGGCGTGGGCGGTTCCTCGACCCCGAGCCGGCCTTATCGTTTTCCCGGCCTGGCCAAGCTGACCGCCCGCATGCTCGATTACCTGGACTACGGCCAGGTCAATGCCGTGGGCGTGTCCTGGGGTGGAGCCCTGGCCCAGCAGTTCGCCTACGACTACCCCGAACGCTGCAAGAAACTGGTACTGGCGGCCACTGCCGCCGGCGCTTTCATGGTCCCCGGCAAACCCAAGGTGCTGTGGATGATGGCCAGCCCACGGCGCTACGTGCAGCCTTCCCATGTGATGCGCATCGCGCCGCTGATCTACGGCGGTGCCTTCCGTCGCGATCCGAACCTGGCCGCCGAACACGCCGCCAAGGTCCGCTCGGCCGGCAAGCTGGGCTACTACTGGCAGCTGTTCGCCGGACTGGGCTGGACCAGCATCCACTGGCTGCACAAGATCCACCAGCCGACACTGGTGCTGGCCGGCGACGATGACCCACTGATCCCCCTGATCAATATGCGCATGCTGGCCTGGCGGATTCCCAACGCGCAGCTGCACATCATCGACGACGGCCACCTGTTCCTGATCACCCGGGCCGAGGCCGTCGCCCCGATCATCATGAAATTCCTCCAGGAAGAGCGACAACGCGCCGTGATGCACCCGCATCCACTGCCATCGCACCCAACGAAATAAAACAACGCTGCCGACAGGGTCGTCGCGCGCAAGAAAGGCCAGGAGCGACTATGTTGTCTGTCTTGGATTGGTCTGCTTGTTAGTGGTTTGACGAAGGAGTGTTGACTCATGCAAGACAAGCCTGCACAGGGTTCGCTTCCGGCCCCTGCGGCCTACATCAATGCGCAGAGCGCGATCACCGGTCTGCGCGGCCGGGATCTGCTCTCGACACTGCGCAGCATTGCGGCCCACAGCTTGCGCAACCCGTTGCACAGTGCCCGCCATACCTTGGCCCTGGGTGGCCAGTTGGGACGTGTACTGCTGGGGGAAACCCTGCATAAACCCAATCCCAAGGACAACCGCTTCGCCGACCCGGCCTGGACCCTCAACCCCTTTTACAAACGAGGCTTGCAGGCCTACCTCAGCTGGCAGAAGCAGGTCCGGCACTGGATCGACGACAGCGGCATGAGCGAGGACGACCGGGCCCGGGCGCACTTTGCCTTCTCCCTGCTCAACGACGCGGTGTCGCCCTCCAACACCCTGCTCAATCCCCTGGCCCTCAAGGAAATCTTCAACACCGGCGGCAACAGCGTGGTGCGCGGCATCGGCAACCTGCTGGACGACCTGTTGCACAACAACGGACTGCCCAGCCAGGTGACCAAGCACGCCTTCGAGATCGGCAAGAATCTGGCCGTGACCCCAGGCTCGGTGGTGTTTCGCAATGAGCTGCTGGAACTGATCCAGTACAGCCCCATGAGCGAGAAACAGTACGCCAAGCCGTTGCTGATCGTGCCGCCGCAAATCAACAAGTACTACATCTTCGACCTCAGCCCGCACAACAGCTTCGTCCAGTACGCCCTGAAGAACGGCCTGCAGGTGTTCATGATCAGCTGGCGCAACCCGGACGTGCGCCATCGCGAATGGGGCCTGTCAAGCTACGTAGAGGCTACCGAGGAGGCACTGAACGTCGCCCGGGCCATCACCGGCAGTCGGGACGTCAACCTGGTGGGCGCCTGCGCCGGCGGCCTGACCATCGCCGCCCTGCAAGGTCACCTGCAGGCCAAGCGCCAGCTGCGCCGGGTCGCCAGCGCCACTTACCTGGTGAGTCTGCTGGACAGCCAGCTGGACAGCCCGGCCACCTTGTTCGCCGATGAGAAAACCCTGGAAGCGGCCAAGCGTCGCTCCTACCAGCAAGGGGTGCTCGATGGCCGCGACATGGCCAAGGTGTTTGCCTGGATGCGCCCCAACGACCTGATCTGGAACTACTGGGTCAACAACTACCTGCTGGGCAAGGAGCCGCCGGTCTTCGACATCCTCTACTGGAACAACGACAGCACCCGCCTGCCCGCCGCCTTGCACGGCGACCTGCTGGACTTCTTCAAGCACAACCCTCTGAGCCACGAAGGCGGACTTGAAGTCTGCGGCACCCCGATCGATCTGCAGAAGGTCACGGTGGACAGCTTCAGCGTGGCCGGTATCAACGATCACATCACTCCCTGGGATGCGGTGTACCGCTCGACCCTGCTGCTGGGCGGAGAACGGCGCTTCGTGCTGTCCAACAGCGGGCATGTGCAGAGCATTCTCAACCCGCCGAGCAACCCCAAGGCCAACTACGTGGAAAACCGCAAACTCAGCAGCGATCCGCGAGCCTGGTATTACGACGCCAAGCATGTCGACGGCAGCTGGTGGGGCCAGTGGCTGAGCTGGGTCCAGGAGCACTCTGGAGCGCAGCGGGAAACCCTGACCACCCTCGGCAACCCGAACTATCCGCCCATGGAGGATGCACCGGGCACCTACGTGCGCGTGCGCTGAAAACACTTTGCTCCACGACTCCATGCCGGAGTCGTCCGCCCAATGGACCGACAAGAAGTCAGGATGAAGACCCGCGACCGGATACTCGAATGTGCCCTGCAACTGTTCAACCAGAAGGGCGAGCCCAACGTCTCCACCATGGAGGTGGCCAATGAGATGGGCATCAGCCCCGGCAACCTCTACTACCACTTCCATGGCAAGGAGCCCCTGGTACTCGGCCTGTTCGAACGTTTCCAGAACGAGCTGACACCGCTGCTGGACCCGCCGTCCGATGCCCAACTGGCGCCGGAAGACTACTGGCTGTTCCTGCACCTGATTGTCGAGCGCCTGGCCCACTACCGCTTCCTGTTCCAGGATCTGTCTAACCTCGCGGGGCGCCTGCCGAAACTGGCCAAGGGCATTCGCCACCTGCTCAACGCCCTCAAGCGCACCCTGGCCTCGCTGCTGGCCCGACTCAAGGCCCAGGGGCAACTGGTCAGCGGGACCCAGGCCCTGGGCCAACTGGTGGAACAGATCACCCTGACCCTGCTGTTTTCCCTGGACTACCAGCGGATTCTTGATCGCGAGGGGGAAGTGCGCCTGGTGGTCTACCAGATCATGATGCTGGTGGCTCCGCACCTGCTGCCGCCGGCGAAGCTGGCCACCGAACAGATGGCGTTGCGCTACCTGGAAGAACAGGCATAGGCGCGCCTGGCGAGTACCGAACGCGGCCCAATAAAAAACGCCCGGCCTTTAGAGGCCGGGCGTTGTCTGTGCCCGATGCAATCAGGACTGGCTGCTTGGCGTCGCTGGAGCTGGCGCAGCAGTCGGCGCTACCGCCGGGCTGGGGGCTGCGGCAGAGTTTGCCGAGCTGGCCGAAGCCGTCGGGGCTGGCGCTGCAGGCTTGGCCGCCACCGCGGGCTTGGCAGCAGGCTTCTTGGCGGCAGGCTTTTTCGCCACAGCGGGTTTAGCCGCAGGCTTGGCGGCGGGTTTGGCAGCGGCTTTTACCGCTGGCTTGGCGGCGGGCTTGGCCGCAGGTTTTGCTGCAACAGGCTTGGCAGCGGTTTTGGCAGCCGGTTTGGCGGCAGCGGTTTTCGCGGCAGGCTTGGCGGCGGGTTTAGCGGCAGCTTTGGCCAGAGGCTTGGCTGCAGGTTTTGCCGCAGGCTTGGCAGCGGCGGTCTTGGCCGCAACCGGCGCGACCTTGGCACCTGTGAGTTTTTCAATCTGCTTGGTCAGGGTGTCGACCTTGTCATGCAGTGCTTTCACCTCGTTGCGGCTCGGTACGCCCAGACGCGAGATGGCACTGTTCAAACGCTTGTCGAAAGCGCCTTCCAGTTCGTCCCACTTGCCCAGGGCGCGGTCCTTGACGTCGCTGATGCGCGACTTGGCCGAACTTGCGGAGTCTTTGGCGGCATCGACTTTCTTGCCGACTACGCTCTTGGTCAGTTTCTCGGCTTTCTCGCCATCTTTGACCAGTGTCTCGAAAAGCTTGCTGCCGTCAGAGTCGATTTTCGAGTACACGCCTAAACCAGCAAGCCAAATTTTACGGGAGTACTCTTCGACTTTCCCGATCCACGAGCTGCCTTCTTTTTCAGTATTCTTTTTACCAGCCATCCCGTTCTCCTTAATGTTTACGCGCGACACGTTCGAGCAACGCCGTCAGCTCATCGAGCTTAGCAGAGAGTGTCTCGACGTCATGTTTAGACGGAATGCCGATGCGATTCAAGGCACTGGCGACGCGCGTGTCAAAGGCCTTCTCGACCTTGTCCAGCTGCACTTCGACCTTGCCTTTAAGAGTACTGACATCCCCTTTAACGCTATCTATCTGACTATTGGCCGCTTCAAGTTGTTCAGTGACAACTTTTTTGCCTTTCTTTTCAACGGATTGACCGGCCTTGATCAACTCCTGGAAGTATTCGCTGCCTTCGTGGCCGACTTTGGCGTAGGCCCCAAGGCCTGCCAGCCAGATCTTGCGGGCATAGGATTTGACTTCGCTCAGAGCAGTCGATTGAGCATCAACTTTTTTCTTCAGAATCACTTTGGCCATGGTGCACCTCACGCGCGGATGGTTTGAGGAACCGTCCTCGGAACGAGGACCTGAGGCACAACCTAGAGAGAAAAATTAGAATCGGCACCCTAACGAATGTCATCAATTCATGTCGGAGCCGGCTCGCCGGCAAGGCGCTTAACCTTGGCAACCATTGCAGTGCCTGGGATTGGCCTGCAAGCCGGCTCCTGGGGAGTGGAGGTCAGGCCAGGGCCTTGTCCAGGGCTTTTTCAATTTCCGACTGGATGGTGCCGCTCATGGCCGACATCAACAGACCCAGCTCCACGTCGATCCGGATCGACGCCTCGCCCACATGCACCGCGCCTTTGACCCCGGAGCGCTTGAGGTTCAGCGTATCCCCCGCCCATTGCGGCTCCAAGCCATATTGATCGGCGAGTTTCTGCGCCAGTTTATCGGCCTTTTCACGGGCCACCTGCTTACCCAGGCCATGGGCGCGTTCAACACTAATACGGGCCATCGAAGGACTCCTGCTGTTTCCGGACTTGCCTGAAGCATCTTGACCCTGCGTGCGTCAAAACGTCCCGGCGGTTCGCTATCTTACATTCAGCCTTGCCAAGACAAAGACCGCCACCGGGATTAGAATGTCGCGCATTCTCTTTTGGTGACAGCGATATGACTGATCAGCGCAAAGGCAGCGATGCCGAACCCACCACGCATTTCGGCTTCAAGAACGTTCCTGAAAGCCAGAAAGCGGAAAAAGTCGCAGAGGTGTTCCACTCGGTAGCGGCCAAGTACGACCTGATGAACGACGTACTGTCCGGCGGCATGCACCGTTTGTGGAAACGCTTCACCATCGAGCTCTCCGGCGTGCGCGCCGGCAACCGCGTGCTGGATATCGCCGGCGGCACGGGCGATCTGACCAAGCGGTTTTCCCACCTGGTAGGACCGACCGGCCAAGTGGTGCTGGCGGACATCAACGAATCCATGCTCAAGGTCGGCCGTGACCGCCTGCTGGACCTGGGTGTGGCCGGCAACGTCGAATTCGTCCAGGCCGACGCGGAAAAACTGCCGTTCCCCGACAACCATTTCGACTGCGTGACCATCGCCTTCGGCCTGCGCAATGTCACCCATAAAGAAGACGCCCTGCGCTCCATGCTGCGGGTGCTCAAGCCCGGTGGCCGCCTCTTGGTGCTGGAATTCTCCAAGCCGACCAACGCGCTGATGTCCAAGGTCTACGACGCCTATTCGTTCGCCTTCATGCCCCTGGCCGGCAAGCTGATCACCAACGACTCGGAAAGCTACCGCTACCTGGCCGAATCGATCCGCATGCACCCCAACCAGGAAACCCTGAAGTCGATGATGGTCGAAGCCGGTTTCGACCGCGTGACCTATCACAACATGACCGCAGGCATCGTCGCCCTGCACCGCGGCATCAAGCCCTGATGTTGCTCAGCGGCCTGCTCGCCAGCGTCGAGACCGGCATCAACCGGGTGCTGCGTCTGGACAGCACGGCCCTGCCGCGCCTGCAGCACCTCAACGGCAAGGTGATCGCCGTCGACTGCCGCAGCCCGGCACTGCAACTGTTCATCCTGCCCAGCGATGAAGGCCTGATACTGGCCAGCCAGTGGGCCGCCGAACCGGACTGCATCCTGCGCGCGCCGGCATCGAGCCTGGTACGCCTGGCCCTGAGCAAGGACAAGACCGCAGTGCTGCACGCGCCGGAGGTGGAGCTGGAAGGCGACAGCGGCGTGCTGCTGGACCTGGCGGCCATCCTCCAGGACCTGGAGCTGGACTGGGAATACGAACTGTCCCGCTGGCTGGGCCCCGTGGCCACCCAGCTGTTCAGTGGCCATGTGCGCAGCCGGGCACGCTGGTATCAACAGGGCTTTGCCAGCCTGAATCAGAACCTTGCCGAATTCCTTGCCGAAGAATCGCGGACCCTGGTGGGTCAGCGCGAAGCCGAAGCGCGCTTTCGCGAACTGGATCAGGCCAAACTCGACCTGGAACGCCTTGAGGCGCGCTTCGAGCGCCTTTCCCGATCCCTTGACCCAAGCGATAACGCATGAAGCTGCTTGCCGTCCGCCGTCTGTTGCGCATCCAGCGCGTCGTGATCCGCTACCGTCTCGATGACCTGCTATTCGCCCTGCCCCTGCCCTGGTTTCTCCTGGCCCTGCGCTTCGCCTTGCCCTGGCGCTGGTTCCCGCGCAAGCCACTGGACCTGAGCCGCGGTGCCCGGCTGCGCCTGGCGCTACAAGACCTGGGACCGATCTTCATCAAGTTCGGGCAGATCCTCTCCACCCGCCGCGACCTGCTGCCGGAAGACATCGCCGACGAACTGATGCTGCTGCAGGACCGGGTACCACCGTTCGACTCGCAGAAGTCCGTGGCCCTGATCGAAGAGCAACTGGGCAAGAAGATCAGCGACGTGTTCAGTCGCTTCGACATTGAGCCGCTGGCCTCGGCCTCGGTGGCCCAGGTCCACGCCGCCAAGCTCAAGACCGGTGAAGAAGTGGTGGTCAAGGTGATCCGCCCCGGGCTCAAGCCGATCATCGCCCAGGACCTGGCATGGCTGTTCATCCTCGCCCGCGCCGCGGAAAGGCTTTCGGCCGACGCCCGCCTGCTGCACCCGGTGGACGTGGTCAGCGACTACGAGAAAACCATCTACGACGAGCTCGACCTGCTGCGCGAGGCGGCCAACTCCAGCCAGCTCAAGCGCAACTTCGAAGGTTCGCCGCTGCTGTATGTCCCCCAGGTCTACTGGGATTGGTGCCGGCCGAAGGTACTGGTGATGGAGCGCATCTATGGCATCCAGGTCACTGACCTGGCGACCCTGGCCGACCAGCGCACCGACATGAAAATGCTCGCCGAGCGGGGTGTGGAGATCTTCTTCACCCAGGTGTTCCGCGACAGTTTCTTCCACGCCGACATGCACCCGGGCAACATCTTCGTCAGCACCGTGCAGCCCTGGAGCCCGCAGTACATCGCCATCGACTGCGGCATCGTCGGCAGCCTGACCCCGGAAGACCAGGACTACCTGGCACGCAACCTGTTCGCCTTCTTCAAGCGCGACTACCGTCGCGTGGCCCAGTTGCACATCGACTCCGGTTGGGTCCCGGCAGAAACCAAGCTCAACGAATTCGAGGCGGCAATCCGTACCGTGTGCGAGCCGATCTTCGAAAAGCCGCTGAAGGACATTTCCTTCGGCCAGGTGCTGATGCGCCTGTTCCAGACCGCTCGGCGCTTCAACATGGAAGTGCAGCCGCAACTGGTGCTGCTACAGAAGACCCTGCTCAACATTGAAGGCCTGGGCCGCCAGCTGTACCCGGACCTGGATCTGTGGAACACCGCGCAACCCTTCCTCGAACGCTGGATGCGCGAGCGGGTCAGCCCCAAGGCGGTGCTGGGCAATATCCACAGCCAGATCGAGCAACTGCCGCACCTGGCCAACATGACCCGCGACCTGCTGGAACGCATGTCGCAGCCCCACGCCGCCGATCCTCCGGCGCCCTGGCAGCGACGCAAGGACGACTGGTTCCTGCGCTTGCTGGGCACCGCTCATCTGGCCGGCGGCGCCGTTCTGGCCGCTGGCGGCCCACTGCAGGAACTGGGGCACTGGCCTGCCGGCGTGATGATCGCAGTGGGCCTGTATCTGATCGTGCGCCGATAGCCAGTGGCGCGACCTGCTGGCAAACTGTCGCAATCGCCGAGGCGCTACCAGCGGGTGGCGCCCGGTTGTCGGAGTCGAACATGAAAGATTGGCTGGACCAGATCAAATGGGACGCGGACGGCCTGGTGCCGGCCATCGCCCAGGACCACAAGACCGGGCGCGTGCTGATGATGGCCTGGATGAACCGCGAGGCCCTGAGCCTGACCGCCGCCGAGAACCGCGCCATTTATTGGTCACGTTCCCGTGGCAAGCTATGGCGCAAGGGCGAGGAGTCCGGGCATGTGCAGAAACTGCATGAAATGCGCCTGGACTGCGACGCCGACGTGATCATCCTGATGGTCGAGCAGATCGGCGACATTGCCTGTCACACCGGCCGCCACAGCTGTTTCTACCGCGTCTTCGAAGACGGCGAGTGGAAAACCGTCGAACCGGTCCTCAAGGACCCGCACGCGATTTATTCTGCAGGACACTGACATGAGCGATACCCTCACCCGTCTGGCCCAGGTGCTGGAAGAGCGCAAAGACGCCGCAGCCGACAGCTCCTACGTCGCCAGCCTGTATCACAAGGGCCTGAACAAGATTCTGGAAAAAGTCGGCGAAGAGTCGGTGGAAACCATCATCGCCGCCAAGGACGCCGCCATCAGCGGCGACTGCAGCGACCTGATCTACGAAACCGCGGACCTGTGGTTCCACACCCTGGTCATGCTGGCGCAGCTGGGGCAGCATCCCCAGGCCGTGCTCGATGAGCTGGACCGCCGCTTCGGTCTGTCCGGACACGCCGAGAAAGCCTCGCGCCCGTCCGCCTGAACAACTTTCTAAGAGGAAACGCAGCATGGGCATTTTTGACTGGAAACACTGGATCGTCATCCTGGTGGTCGTGGTACTGGTATTCGGCACCAAGAAGCTCAAGAACCTGGGCACCGACGTCGGCGAGTCGATCAAGGGCTTTCGCAAGGCCATGAACGACGACGAAAAACCGGCCGAGCCCGTGGTTCCTCCAGCGGCCCAACCGGTGCCACCGGCCCAGCCCCAGCAGAGCGCGCCGCTGAACCAGCCGCACACCATCGACGTGCAGGCCCAGAAAGTCGAAGAGCCGACCCGCAAAGACTCGTGAGCACTGACTAATGTTTGGTATCAGCTTCTCTGAACTGCTGCTGGTGGGCCTGGTGGCCCTGCTGGTGCTCGGCCCCGAGCGCCTGCCCGGTGCTGCGCGCACCGCCGGCCTGTGGGTCGGGCGCCTCAAGCGCAGCTTCAACGCGATAAAACAGGAAGTTGAACGGGAAATCGGGGCCGATGAAATTCGTCGGCAACTGCACAACGAGCACATTCTGTCCCTGGAGCAGGAGGCGCGGAAAATCCTCGCCCCGACCCAGCAGCAACCCACTCCAGTGGAGCCTGTGGCCGAGCAGACGATCCACGCGCCAGGCACCACGCCAGTAGCCGAAGCCTCGCCAGTCAGTGAAGTGCCCGCCCCCGCGACAGTGACCTCGGCACCGACCGCAGAGCCAGCAGCCCCGGTGGCAACACCCGCCACCACGGCCCCCCACGACTCCACCTTGCCGCCGCGAGCCCCATGAGCGATATCCCAGAGAACGACCAACACATGCCGCTGGTGTCGCACCTCACCGAGCTGCGTACCCGCCTGCTGCGCTGCGTAGCGGCGATCTTCATCATCTTCGCCGGGCTGTTCGCCTTCACCCAGCAGATCTACACCATCGTCTCCACGCCGCTGCGCCAGTACCTGCCGGTCGGCGCGACGATGATCGCCACCGACGTCGCCTCGCCGTTCCTGACGCCGCTGAAGCTGACCATGATGGTGTCGCTGTTCCTGGCCATTCCGGTGATCCTGCACCAGATCTGGGGTTTTATCGCACCCGGCCTGTACAAGCATGAAAAGCGCATTGCCGTGCCCTTGCTGGTGTCGAGCATCCTGCTGTTCTACATCGGCATGGCCTTCGCCTACTTCCTGGTGTTCCCGCTGATCTTCAAGTTCTTCGCCGCCGCCACCCCGGCCGGCGTGGAAATGATGACCGACATCACCAGCTACCTCGATTTCGTCATGACCCTGTTCTTCGCCTTCGGCGTGGCCTTCGAGATCCCGGTGGCCGTGGTCCTGCTGGTGTGGATCGGCGTGGTCAACGTGGCGTACCTGAGGAAGATCCGGCCTTACGTGATCATCGGCTGCTTCGTGGTGGGCATGATCCTCACGCCGCCGGACATCTTCTCCCAGACCCTGCTGGCCGTGCCCATGTGGCTGCTGTTCGAGATCGGCGTGCTGTTCGGCGGGCTGATCAGCAAGCGCGGCGAACATGCGGACGACGCCCCGGCCGACGATCACAACGACCAGCCGCCAGCGACCCAAGGGTGAACCTGCTGCTTCTGGAGGAGGCCGACTTCATCGCGGCCGACCGAGTGGTACTGCACGATCGGCGCCTGACCCACATGCAGGAAGTGCATCGGGTAGCGGTGGGCGACAGCCTGCGGGTGGGGCGCATCGACGGCTTGATGGGCAACGCCCAGGTCCTGCGCCTGGAAGCCGGCGAGGCCGAACTGCAAGTCACCCTGGAACAAGCGCCACCGGCCAAGCTGCCACTGACCCTGGTCCTGGCCCTGCCACGGCCGAAAATGCTGCGCCGGGTGTTTCAGACCGTGGCCACCATGGGTGTGCCCCGGCTGGTGCTGGTCAACAGCTACCGGGTCGAGAAGAGCTTCTGGCAGACCCCGTTCCTTGAACCCGAAGCCATTCGCGAACAACTGATCCTTGGCCTGGAGCAGGCACGCGACACTGTGCTGCCCGAAGTGGTCATCGAGAAACGCTTCAAGCCCTTCGTCGAGGACCGTTTGCCGGCCCTTTGCGCCGACACCCTGGGACTGGTAGGCCACCCGGGGCAGTACCCGCCCTGCCCACGCGACGTGGATCGGCCGGTGACC
Protein-coding sequences here:
- a CDS encoding phosphoribosyl-ATP diphosphatase produces the protein MSDTLTRLAQVLEERKDAAADSSYVASLYHKGLNKILEKVGEESVETIIAAKDAAISGDCSDLIYETADLWFHTLVMLAQLGQHPQAVLDELDRRFGLSGHAEKASRPSA
- the tatB gene encoding Sec-independent protein translocase protein TatB encodes the protein MFGISFSELLLVGLVALLVLGPERLPGAARTAGLWVGRLKRSFNAIKQEVEREIGADEIRRQLHNEHILSLEQEARKILAPTQQQPTPVEPVAEQTIHAPGTTPVAEASPVSEVPAPATVTSAPTAEPAAPVATPATTAPHDSTLPPRAP
- the tatC gene encoding twin-arginine translocase subunit TatC — protein: MSDIPENDQHMPLVSHLTELRTRLLRCVAAIFIIFAGLFAFTQQIYTIVSTPLRQYLPVGATMIATDVASPFLTPLKLTMMVSLFLAIPVILHQIWGFIAPGLYKHEKRIAVPLLVSSILLFYIGMAFAYFLVFPLIFKFFAAATPAGVEMMTDITSYLDFVMTLFFAFGVAFEIPVAVVLLVWIGVVNVAYLRKIRPYVIIGCFVVGMILTPPDIFSQTLLAVPMWLLFEIGVLFGGLISKRGEHADDAPADDHNDQPPATQG
- a CDS encoding phasin family protein, whose translation is MAKVILKKKVDAQSTALSEVKSYARKIWLAGLGAYAKVGHEGSEYFQELIKAGQSVEKKGKKVVTEQLEAANSQIDSVKGDVSTLKGKVEVQLDKVEKAFDTRVASALNRIGIPSKHDVETLSAKLDELTALLERVARKH
- a CDS encoding TetR/AcrR family transcriptional regulator translates to MKTRDRILECALQLFNQKGEPNVSTMEVANEMGISPGNLYYHFHGKEPLVLGLFERFQNELTPLLDPPSDAQLAPEDYWLFLHLIVERLAHYRFLFQDLSNLAGRLPKLAKGIRHLLNALKRTLASLLARLKAQGQLVSGTQALGQLVEQITLTLLFSLDYQRILDREGEVRLVVYQIMMLVAPHLLPPAKLATEQMALRYLEEQA
- the hisI gene encoding phosphoribosyl-AMP cyclohydrolase — protein: MKDWLDQIKWDADGLVPAIAQDHKTGRVLMMAWMNREALSLTAAENRAIYWSRSRGKLWRKGEESGHVQKLHEMRLDCDADVIILMVEQIGDIACHTGRHSCFYRVFEDGEWKTVEPVLKDPHAIYSAGH
- a CDS encoding polyhydroxyalkanoic acid system family protein produces the protein MARISVERAHGLGKQVAREKADKLAQKLADQYGLEPQWAGDTLNLKRSGVKGAVHVGEASIRIDVELGLLMSAMSGTIQSEIEKALDKALA
- the ubiE gene encoding bifunctional demethylmenaquinone methyltransferase/2-methoxy-6-polyprenyl-1,4-benzoquinol methylase UbiE gives rise to the protein MTDQRKGSDAEPTTHFGFKNVPESQKAEKVAEVFHSVAAKYDLMNDVLSGGMHRLWKRFTIELSGVRAGNRVLDIAGGTGDLTKRFSHLVGPTGQVVLADINESMLKVGRDRLLDLGVAGNVEFVQADAEKLPFPDNHFDCVTIAFGLRNVTHKEDALRSMLRVLKPGGRLLVLEFSKPTNALMSKVYDAYSFAFMPLAGKLITNDSESYRYLAESIRMHPNQETLKSMMVEAGFDRVTYHNMTAGIVALHRGIKP
- a CDS encoding phasin family protein, translated to MAGKKNTEKEGSSWIGKVEEYSRKIWLAGLGVYSKIDSDGSKLFETLVKDGEKAEKLTKSVVGKKVDAAKDSASSAKSRISDVKDRALGKWDELEGAFDKRLNSAISRLGVPSRNEVKALHDKVDTLTKQIEKLTGAKVAPVAAKTAAAKPAAKPAAKPLAKAAAKPAAKPAAKTAAAKPAAKTAAKPVAAKPAAKPAAKPAVKAAAKPAAKPAAKPAVAKKPAAKKPAAKPAVAAKPAAPAPTASASSANSAAAPSPAVAPTAAPAPATPSSQS
- the ubiB gene encoding ubiquinone biosynthesis regulatory protein kinase UbiB, which encodes MKLLAVRRLLRIQRVVIRYRLDDLLFALPLPWFLLALRFALPWRWFPRKPLDLSRGARLRLALQDLGPIFIKFGQILSTRRDLLPEDIADELMLLQDRVPPFDSQKSVALIEEQLGKKISDVFSRFDIEPLASASVAQVHAAKLKTGEEVVVKVIRPGLKPIIAQDLAWLFILARAAERLSADARLLHPVDVVSDYEKTIYDELDLLREAANSSQLKRNFEGSPLLYVPQVYWDWCRPKVLVMERIYGIQVTDLATLADQRTDMKMLAERGVEIFFTQVFRDSFFHADMHPGNIFVSTVQPWSPQYIAIDCGIVGSLTPEDQDYLARNLFAFFKRDYRRVAQLHIDSGWVPAETKLNEFEAAIRTVCEPIFEKPLKDISFGQVLMRLFQTARRFNMEVQPQLVLLQKTLLNIEGLGRQLYPDLDLWNTAQPFLERWMRERVSPKAVLGNIHSQIEQLPHLANMTRDLLERMSQPHAADPPAPWQRRKDDWFLRLLGTAHLAGGAVLAAGGPLQELGHWPAGVMIAVGLYLIVRR
- the phaC gene encoding class II poly(R)-hydroxyalkanoic acid synthase, which codes for MQDKPAQGSLPAPAAYINAQSAITGLRGRDLLSTLRSIAAHSLRNPLHSARHTLALGGQLGRVLLGETLHKPNPKDNRFADPAWTLNPFYKRGLQAYLSWQKQVRHWIDDSGMSEDDRARAHFAFSLLNDAVSPSNTLLNPLALKEIFNTGGNSVVRGIGNLLDDLLHNNGLPSQVTKHAFEIGKNLAVTPGSVVFRNELLELIQYSPMSEKQYAKPLLIVPPQINKYYIFDLSPHNSFVQYALKNGLQVFMISWRNPDVRHREWGLSSYVEATEEALNVARAITGSRDVNLVGACAGGLTIAALQGHLQAKRQLRRVASATYLVSLLDSQLDSPATLFADEKTLEAAKRRSYQQGVLDGRDMAKVFAWMRPNDLIWNYWVNNYLLGKEPPVFDILYWNNDSTRLPAALHGDLLDFFKHNPLSHEGGLEVCGTPIDLQKVTVDSFSVAGINDHITPWDAVYRSTLLLGGERRFVLSNSGHVQSILNPPSNPKANYVENRKLSSDPRAWYYDAKHVDGSWWGQWLSWVQEHSGAQRETLTTLGNPNYPPMEDAPGTYVRVR
- a CDS encoding twin-arginine translocase TatA/TatE family subunit, with translation MGIFDWKHWIVILVVVVLVFGTKKLKNLGTDVGESIKGFRKAMNDDEKPAEPVVPPAAQPVPPAQPQQSAPLNQPHTIDVQAQKVEEPTRKDS
- the phaZ gene encoding poly(3-hydroxyalkanoate) depolymerase; translated protein: MPHSFIFRTVDLDGQTIRTAVRPGKPHLTPLLIFNGIGANLELVFPFVQALDPDLEVIAFDVPGVGGSSTPSRPYRFPGLAKLTARMLDYLDYGQVNAVGVSWGGALAQQFAYDYPERCKKLVLAATAAGAFMVPGKPKVLWMMASPRRYVQPSHVMRIAPLIYGGAFRRDPNLAAEHAAKVRSAGKLGYYWQLFAGLGWTSIHWLHKIHQPTLVLAGDDDPLIPLINMRMLAWRIPNAQLHIIDDGHLFLITRAEAVAPIIMKFLQEERQRAVMHPHPLPSHPTK
- a CDS encoding SCP2 domain-containing protein produces the protein MLLSGLLASVETGINRVLRLDSTALPRLQHLNGKVIAVDCRSPALQLFILPSDEGLILASQWAAEPDCILRAPASSLVRLALSKDKTAVLHAPEVELEGDSGVLLDLAAILQDLELDWEYELSRWLGPVATQLFSGHVRSRARWYQQGFASLNQNLAEFLAEESRTLVGQREAEARFRELDQAKLDLERLEARFERLSRSLDPSDNA